The genomic region AAGTAGATTTGAGGTACTATTTGAGTAACTATTTTAACTACCTTACTAATTCAAAGGCTACTAGTAACATTACACAGTAGCACTTggattttcccccctttctgcAGACTTTCTGCCTTAATACAGGCCCATCAAGCATTCCGCATGGAACTCAAAttctcccctcctcccagcTGAATAAAGCCCTTTTCTCTTAAAAAGCTGTGACAAAATTGAACACAAATCTAAATATCTCTGAACTGTAATTAAGGTTCATTTTGTTTTATCCATAAACTTCATATTTCTAACTGCTGTAAGAACATCAAAACGACTTCAAACTCTTCAGTCTTTTGTTCTACACTCATTACCCAGACCTAGTTAACTTCAAGTTTAAGTCACATGAAGTAAAAATCCAAATTGTATTTCGGGTTGAGAGATttcccaccaccaccaaaactAAGGCTTAGACTGGAGCAAGATAACTGCAATATGCTAGTCATCACTTCACAATCAAAGAAGTTCTCTCAGTTATGTTAGTTCTGCACAGTTTGCACTCACACCATTATTAAAATATACACAATGTAGAGCACAGATGAAATTCCATCTAATCTGCCATATCAGcacaaatcacatttttcaGTAAGACAATGAAAACGTTTTAACTTACCAGTGATATATCCTCATCTGGATGGATCAACTTACTGGTTGCACTGGTTGTTGTGAGGGTAGCAGGCTTACTTGTGATAGATGTAGCTGGTTTAGCTGCAGTACTGTTTGTCGTGCTAGTGGTTGAGGCTGTAGACTGTGTATAAGCAGGGAATGTTGGTTTGGGGGGTTCCGTTGTTGTTGCAGGTGTAGAACTCAAAGGTTTGAAATCAGTACCAAccggccctggcacagctgctgcagcctgtgaaACACAGAGGCAGGTCAATATTTCTCAAAGCATCAGAAAGCTTAAATGATGTCTGTTAGACCTCTGAAACCTTCCAGTGAGATACATAACTATAACAAGCTTGACAAAAGTAAAGTTCAGCCTTATTGCATACTAGAGCAActgaaaacaaggcaaaataaaccccagtatgtacacatacacacacacacagaggaaaatctAAAATTTGCAGGTCAAAAGCCACCACAACAAAgggacagcaaagaaaaaaccaccCCACTATTTTATCTCAAATACTGAATTTGGCAAATGTGTAAATCTTTCCTGAACCACTGTTTTTTAGGAGCCTCTAAGTAcaaatttattattctttcacTAGATTAACATACTTTAGCAGCCCTTAGATTAGAGTAGAGCTCAAAGTGCTAGTACACATTAAAACTAGgtatttaagaaatatttaaatcaaatatttaagaaaGCTCTATTGGGTCAGGGCTTTAAGCGTTCTCTCTATAAACATATTGCAGTATTTTCACAAAGTACTATGTCTATCCACTATGTCTAATCTTATTTGTGAATGAAGAATCAATGGAACTACAGATTCCAACATTTCATCTCTCCTATTCTACAAAGCTGTCTCTAAAGACACAGCAATCTCCAAAGCAAACCTTAGTTATGAGAGAATGCTTTTGTTTCTAGTCACTGCATATTTACAGTTATCTGAACTTCcccatcaaaacaaaaaatgttaacattttgcacataatgcaaattaaaaattcccTACATTATGATGTGCCATATTAAACAACAGAAACTAGAAAGCCTTCACCATGCATCAAGCTAGCCACTGCCCACTAAAATGCATTTAACTGCTTTCATGCTCTTTTAACCCTTTAGAACCATGATATAACATTTCATTCTTTCACACTAAGAAAAATTGGGCACTTCGACATGCTTGTTTCTGGTAAGATGCAACTCATAATCAAGGACTCTGCAGTTTTACCAGCTAAACATAATCAGGAATATAACAGAAATTATCTGAAGATGTTTAGTCAATTTTAGATTTTACAGAACGGTCCAAAGGGTTAAGTTGAAAAgcaatttgttttaaactgtGACCTCCTGCGTACTTGTGCTGTGCTAGGAAACAGAGCGTTAGAAGATGCTGACAGACTTTCTGAATTGGAGGAAGCTGCACTTGAGCTTGTGACAGGTGTCCCCATCTGTAgcataaaagaaaggaaacagtgaAAAGTCTCCAAACAAATGGGTGGAAAGTATCCAGATGAAAGGATTTCTTATACTAAGCCCTTTCTTATGAAAGGACTGTATTTTTGTAAACATGTATCTTCCCAGCAGAAGCGCAAAACACAAATAGTACACTACAAAGGCTTCTGCAACATACTTGAAAGCAAGTAAAAACTCCAGGACCTACACACAAGTGCATTCAAAGGGAAGAGGTCACAAGCCACTATCAATTCCCCACTCCCCTCCCATTGAAAAGAACTTTTCACTACACTGACTTACTCCTAAactttttgaagtaaaaaaccCTAGCTCAGGCAATGTTCAACCAGTTTAACAAGACTACAGAGCAAATTCATCCATTTACCAGTAGAGAGCCCATTATGAGAACAGCTGAGAACAAGTCACATCaagatttttaatttggaaattttAGATAGAGTTCTATGGAATCAGATTCCTGTAGCTAACACATCTCTTTACCCACCCAAAGTTCCCTTATAAACAACAAACTAAAGGCATTAAAGAGTGTTTTGCCTACTCCTTTCTTCCCCAGTCCTTACAGAACTTCTGTCTGGTTCCACAGCTGTTTTAATACAAACAaaagaatcttttaaaattcattagaGCACTACACTGAATTAAACATCAACCCAAGCAAAAATCTTAACTGGTCATTTCTTGGGCCTCCTCAATAATAAATAGGCACTATTGACAAAGTGACAATTTGAAGAATATAATGAGAGATTCCAGGCTCTGGGATGCCTTACCTGCCCCGCGCTTGGGAAGAGTGGTTTAGTAACTGGAGGTTGTGGGGTCGGTGCTgttgcagcaggagctggaggccgGTTCAGAATGCCCGGAGCTGTAACAGGCTGTGCTTGTGTCATTGGAGGCATGCCAGGCCGAGGCCCAACAGGTGGGGGCATCCCTACAAACCACAAACAATGGGCAACGGATCAGGCTCCAGGAAGCACAAATACTCCTTACAACAATCCTGTTCCCAGTGTTCCTTAGAAAAAAGTTTCCCACCAGGAAGATGCATTTTTAAGgcaacagtaaaataaaacatgacaaAGGGTAATACCAGCAGTCACCAGTCAATGTCCATGCACAGGCAGTAACCTCAAACACTTCAGAGCAATGCTGGATTGTTTTCTACTAAATCTTCAATAATGAAGTTTATGCTTTCAATAAACCACTACAATTAATGTAGTAACTGTTACTGACACACTGCGGTAACTGTTTCTGACACACCACAACTACACTGCCAAGAGCATGGATGACACAGTTACAAAATCAAAGAGACTCTGAACCATTTCTGAACAGTACCAGAACTGCGACCAAAACACTGCCAGCTTTGCTGGGGTCACCAGTGAAGTGGATTGGGACATTGTGTATTGTCACCACAACACCTGCACTTTATGTGCATGGAGCTCTAGGAGAGGGTCAGGTGGGAAGTTAACAGCTCCCATGGGTTCCATCAAGCAAACCAGCAAATCTCAGTTCATTACCACACAGCTGCTCGTCAGGTGGAACACCCAGGGAACTTAGGGCTGCTTAAGAGCTGCACAAGCTCAAGAAACACCTCCTCGAGCTATGGTAAGAGACCAAAATTTCAGTTAAGTTTATTCACACTGCAGGCTCATTAGTTGGGTAAATGACCAACATTACTGCCCACTTTCCACATTTTCAATCATTActattttccagctgcagccacagacattaaaaaaagggaTGAAGAGAGACTAAGCAACACAACAATGTGAGAAAGtgcaataaaaccaaaaaactatattctatttttttttaacaatggtataaattatttataatcaGAAGCCCCAAATCAACCAATCTGCACAAGAGTGGCTTCTGTGGCAATCCAACCACGTCAAGGTGGCAGGTGGTGGCATAAGTCTCTATGTTCTTTACATAAAGCCTAAATCTTaagtggaaataaataaatataatttaactCTCACCATAGTATGAGTTCGACAACCCTGACCTACCTGGTGGCATACCAGGCATAAGAGGTGGGATTCCTGGCCCAGGAGGCATCATTCCACCCATCGGCATCATCctattaaacagaaaatgagcACTGGTATGAGCACTCAAGATAAACTGTTAAGACAACTGGCACATGCCTGTATTAGATAAAAAATAGTGGTAAATAATTTCAAGAAGCTCTCAACAGAGGCAATTCCAAACCAATTGACTCCacaagaataaaaccaaaacataacCCAAcacccaaaaccccaaacactttTTATTTGAACTTTAATTTCTCAAGATCTCACTTCCTCTATGATGAGATTTCCAGAACTGGTGTCTCTCGAAATCTCTCTCAAGACTACTAGCTGCAACAGTGTGTTCCAAGAATCTGATCTCAGTACACTCATGACATCTGAACATAGGAAAACCAGCTAGATCCAGTCACACTACAATTGCTGCTCATCTGTTATTACTCCTTTCTGACAGTAAGACTGACTGGCAGAAAACCCAAAGCTGTAGAACTATCCAAAAAATATTGACAAAAGCAGAGATCATAGGGCAAGAGCGCTTCTGGAGTTTCAATTACAGTAAACACTCCATATACTAATGATAAAGtgggattttgattttttaatatgagAAGTCCACATTGCAACATACTTTTTCTCCATACTAAGAACAGGTTTGGTTTCTCTTCCTAGATGAATATGTATGAGCCCTTTACAGGGAACAAACAAGTGTAGCTTAAGTTTGCTTAATTTTTTGCAACCATTCAAAAACTGATTAGGGAAACAAAATACAGGAACGCTTACTACTTTAGTGAGCAAAGTAAGCTGATCTGCAGCACTCACatacaaaccaaaaccccactAAGAAGCAGTTTCTGTTTGTATGACGGAATCAAGACACCTTCACTACTGCTGTTTTCAGATCAAATCACATGAAAAGGTGAGCACTCACTCTGGAAAGTCTGATTTCTGCTCTCACCTCATCTATCACTGCTACACAGGGAACAAccactgcagaagcagcaatGACTGGGAACACAGACCCATCACCCCTTTTTTGATTGGAAAAGACAAAGTCAGTCTTGCCACCCAGCAGACATCAAAACAAGTGCTGGATGCTCACTGCTTGCTGCCCCAGAAGAATGACTGCCTGAGAAACTGCAGACAGTGCTAGAACTAGTGTCACACTAAAACCAAAGTTGCTTCCTGTCTCCTACTTCTTTGgcaatttttaaacaaaagttaATCAGGTTAAGTAAGCAaaattttagattaaaataGACAAAAAGCATAATGCAACACCACCCTCTCCTCCTAAGTGGAATTGCAGTGAAGTTTTGGCAAATTCATCTGTGTTTTTACAGGTGACATAACATTCACCTGAAGTTAACAAGGAATTTAATGAGGACTAAGTGCCAGACAACCTGATTAAATTCTGTTGAGTTTCCACCCAGAAAAGCTAAAGTCCTGATGAGCATCCACACCATGTTCAGCtacaatataatttttaaattcaaggATTGTTAACTCAATATTTATGTCTCAGAAAAGAACTTTTCACCCCAGTGAACTCTAAAGTTTAGACTAAACTGAGTTCCTGCAGTATGTCCTGCACTGTAAAGGATGATGTATATGGAGCTGTTCAAGCTCTGGTTCAAGAGAGGCTTTAAGTCTCTAAGGGCCTATTCGGttaatattttgtaaaatgcatttcacaTACAGTTTTGTAATATTCATTTAGATAAAAGCATAAAAACTTCACATATAATACAGTATCAAAACCTTGCTAGACACCTTCCCCAAATTCTTAGGCAATATTCAAAGGTTTTCAGTAAAACAATTTCCAGCTTATCAAAAACATGACATAAAATGGCATAATGAATGTACCTAGAATTACATTAATGAGATGCTTACATGTTTCCACCACAAAATGACTGCATGTATTTTCTCTGCTGATGTAATCTGTGAAAATTTATGACAAAATCAAAAATCTAACTGTGAATTTCCAAATACATTGTGATAGGGTATGGTGTCAACcccaaacaagaacaaaaaccaaTATCTCTTGcccaaaatacaagaaaaatagaaactattcagtactttttttcctgttaggtTGATGACTGACAATCAGATGCACAACATATGTGCGCTATACAAGGGAACAGTGGCTCACAGAAGGCTCTAAACCAACACAacaaaattttatattaatgtaCTACTACTTAATAATTATTAAGTCAGGGGAAAGGCAACATACTTTATACATAAACTCAGTTTGGCCATATTTTACATGTTGGTTTACAGCCATCCAGTTCTTTGGTTAGTCTTAACATTTAGGTTACAGAGTTCACCATTCCCtatgtacatttttttaattagctttacttttttttgtgaCAGTTTAAAATGCACAGTATGAACACATAATATTAAATCTTTTTTGCTACTCACCCAGGTGGCATTCCAGGCATAACTGGAGGCATTCCAGGCATCATAGGTGGAACACCTGCCATTAATGGTGGTAtaccttaaaagaaaaatatattttcaacaACTCTGATAACATACAGTTGCTACCAATTGTCATCTAATAAGTTTACACAGGATAAATGCTTTACAGGAAGATCTGAAAGATTGggttttgaaacaaaattgCTTACAAACAATGCAATATAAATACTATCTGCAAATCTGACTTTGATTGATTGTTCTCAGCCCTGCAAGATCGTGAATCTTCTTAGTGGTCTCCAAAGAAGACATCTTATTACAAGAAGAGATCATTTTTCACTCACTgatcaaaattctttcctcacTGTATCTATGGCCTGTGTATGAATGGCCTGTTCTGTGTTAGCAATCTCTAGATACACAGCAGCCTTTCTGCCCTGTTTCCAAAATCCTGTTATAAAtaccacaaacacacaccactGGTAGCCTTCTGTTTGAACCACTTATTTGTCTTAACTACCACATGTCTTCAATCTACATGCCAGCATTAGGTATCTAAATCTAGTCCACGAAGGAAGATGTGCTCATGCACAGAACAGGgggaggaaaatgaagaaactgCTTATCTGCACCTCCCAAAACTATTCTGTGACCCCAATGTTAAAAAGGCAGATTATTACTCAGTATACAGCAGCATTTCATGTTTCTACTGAGGTTTTCAGTAACTACCTAACACACCCTCTCACCTGGAGGCATTCCTGGTGCACCTGGCACAGGAGGCAAACCTGGCTGTGCCATTGGGGGAATGTACCCCTGCTGTGGCTGAACTTGCTGGGGTTGAAATGAAGTTGAAGCTGCAGATTCATCATCTTCATACTCATCAGAATCAtcctgttgtttctttttctggctCTCTGCAGACAGTACAACGCATATAAACACAAATtatattctgtgaaattaaCTTTACCTGGCATATTCTAGGTGGAACAGCAATAGCAAAATTCAAACCTTATCAGTGCTCACAAAGtcacagaaatacaaagaaagaatgctGTGTGAGGCTACCTATAGCCACAAATAAAGGGACAGAACATGACTCACACTGCCATGACCCTGAACACACAGGGGGATCTGCCCTCATGTCAATGTCATGCTGTCCAGCATAAACCAAAGCAGTTCAACCAAAGGTATACttaaacagcaacaaaaccgAAGCATTTGGGAATCATCAGTATAGTTTTACCTCTGGCCTTTCCTCCTCTTACCCTCACAAATAAATCACCATGCCCATATTCATTAGGTAATTGTTATAGCTGCTCTGGCCCACAGCTACTTCTgcatagaaaaggaaaaatccctcccagcctcccacgTACCTGGAGCTGCCATCAGAGAATGCATTAAATCCCACCCTCACTGAATGCCACAGCTGAGTAAGGAGCTGACgagggaaataaaaaacaaccagCCACATTACACCTTACCCTGAGTTTTTTGTTCAAGTAACCTCCTCCGTTCCTCCATATCTTTTTCTGGAATGCCTTCCATCCCATAAATTTCCAGTTCAATGTCTGTTCTTCCAGGAATAGCATTTGGAACAGCATCTATTGTCTCTTTATGtacctaaagaaaaaaaaaaaccaaataaatccTGCTGACCACAATTCAGGGCAAATTCTCAGTGTTCTTCAGGaagtttcaaaacagaaaaggaacatCCTTCATAGGAATAATCTCTCTGGCCAAGCATTTTCTTGATCTGTGCTTCCTAATCTCTGGTAGCTACTATTACCCCTAAAACCAGCTTCCATAAACCAAGACAGCACAATTCCTTCGCTCCTATAAAACTCCCGGCAAAGATCTCTGCTGCACAGTGGCCATCTGACTGCTGACACAGCAGGACTCCTGTGCTGCGAACAGGCCATCGCTGTCTTTTTCTCACCAGTTTTAAAGACTCTGGAAGCTCCCAGCCCCCACCTTCACAAGGTCCctattcatttaaattttacataCTGTAAAGAAAAGTTCATGTAAATCTAAAACTCCTTACCTGCATGCAGTGTATAGCTAAACCAGGTCCTGTATACAGTTTCTTATGACATATATGGCATTTAAAGTGCTTTGCTTTTTGATGCTGTATAAGGATCTTTTCATCATCGAAATCCCTATTACAATACCTATTGAAGACTGTTAAGGAAACATTTAATCCTAGAAGTGACTTTCTAGATAGAACTAAGGTAATTAGCACCAGTGTGATTTTTCctgaagcaaaagaaaggcACATGAAGCATCTCTGAGCATTCAAAGtgtgataaaatatttcatgcatGTCTGAAACCAAACACCCTCCCACAGTCCAGCACATCCCTCTTTACACAGGTACAAAACTGGGAAGGTGTCTGCATGCAATCAGAATCATCATTTGATTCCATATTGTTTGACTTTGGTTTTCAAGTCCTacctatttttctcttcaaggGTGTGAACGCTCCTAAAGCATTAGAGGAGAAACAGACTTCAAATCAGCAAAAGGGAAATTACGCAAATTACTCAGAAGTGCCTCTTTAATCAATTACCAGAAGCTACCAATCATAAAAGAGAACAAAGGTTTTAGTTTAAAATTCCCTTCCTCTTTCAGTTATCCAGCTATCAATTTTTCTGACATGGCATAATTTGCTGCAGTCAATGAAGaattctctgcttttaaaaagatatattttaagCGAAGAACTGTTTGGCCATCTAGACAACAGAAAAGGCaaactgcatttcctttctgtagTTCACACATTTTCCTAGGTGAGACAAATACATATTTGCCTTTTATTACTGACACAATGTTAACAGTGCTAGCACAATGTATCCCTTGCTTTCACCGAAACGTGAACTATTAACATCTAAAACAAGCACAGATGCCTTTCAAGACAAAATGCTAAAATACCTCGGAGCGCCttctaaatttctttcttaaacaATTCTAGAGGACAGAAACATTAGAGAGAGATAAAAGGTAAATTTGTAATCACTCCACAATAGTGAGCACCTTCTGAAGGAGCGATCAAATGAAAATCCATCAGTATTTCTGGATCCTGAAAAATTAAACCGGATTATGATGCAGCAATTACAAACTGAAAGCTTCCCCcgtcacaaagaaaaaaaaaaaatttcaaattctaTTTTAACCACATCCATCCCCCCTCCgtgaataaatgtatttattagtagcaggattttctccctttaaCATCCTCCCTCACCGGGGATAAAGATCATTCTCCAtttcccactgtcccagcttTAGGAATCGGGCGGGAGGCCGCGGCCCCGGCGAGGAAGACGGGAGCGGGCCTGAGGCCGCGCGGGGGGTGGGGAGCATAGGAAGGGCACGGACCGGGCCCCATCCCGAGGAGTACAGGGACGGAACAGGGCCAAGCACCGAGACAAACCGTAACGGGCGGGGGAAGAACGGTTGAGCCCCATCTCAGGACGAGACGGAACGGGACCACGCAGGGACCGAGCCCCAATCGCGCCAGGCCGCtgccctttccccccccccccccccagctctccgCACCCGCCGCGTCCAACACAGAAGGATACCAGCACCAAGgcttcagctgcttcttcttcttaCGGCCCATAGCAGCGTCGCCCCGACCTACAAAGCAGGAGAACCGAGCACTCCCTCAGAGCTGGAGAGCCCACGCGGCCACCCAGCGCCGAGTGAGAGGCACAAAATGGCGGCTGCGCTCCCTCAGGCGCCGCTGCCGCCTCCGAACTCCCAGAGTACACCGCGCCAGCAGGGTTGGGGGCGCTCACGTGACGCGCTCCCGGTCGTCTCCACCGGGCTGCGCCGTGGCGCCTCAGGGTGTCGCCGCCATTTTGTCTAGTCGGGGATGGCGGTACTTCGCCTGAAGgacctgtgtgtgtgtcacagaGTAAGAGAGTCACGGAgtgatttgggttgggaggtaccttaaagctcatctcgtttcacccctctgccatgggcagggacaccgtCCTCTAGACTAGGTTGCTCCAAGTGCGGTCCAACCTGATCGTGAACACTCAAGGGagggggcagccacagcttctctggaccacctgtgccagggcctcagcactcTCAGAGCAAAGAGCTTCCTCCTAATCTAAACTGTTGCTCGTCTTCGTGTTTAATGTCACCGAGAAACTGTGTTTTCCCCACTAAATGTTATTGGGCAAGAAGCTGGTGTTGCTGAGACCGGCCACCGTGCACAGTGTTCTTGTGCTGTCTGTGCCTGTGTTGCTGGGTGCTGACAGCGAGGCCATGGCATGTGGGGGAGCCCGGCACCCCGAGAACACAATAAAACCGACTGAATTGTGTTGAGCCATCACTATCCTCAGCTACACCTGCACCTGGTGGGGGGCTGGTCCCTCTGCAGTGACAATCCATCGGGGTGTGTGTCTGTTACTCCCACGGCTCTCGAGCTCACCACAGGTCCACCAGCTGTTagaagagaatcacagaatcattaaggttggaaaagacctcttaagatcatcaagtccaaccatcagccACATCCAACCCTTTGCAGTGGCCCTGCTGCGGTTGGGGGtcacagctgctccccacaggAGAGCAACAGAAGAGAGATTGTGGaatctccctctctggagacattccaaacccacccGGATGTGtttctgtgtcacctgctccctGTTACTGTCCtttggcaggggggttggactggatgatctccagaggtcccttccaaccccagcgATTCTGTGATCGTGATTCTGTAACTACTTGGTAGCTACAAGGCCAAGCTAACAAATATCCTGTTTTaacaaagtatttcagaagcagaactgtatttaaaaactgaCAGCATGGCTAATCCTGCCAAATCCCCgtccaatccaaaccattctatgattctgagaTGTGATTTGAGCAGGTCCTGCCAATAAGTGAGTGATCGGCTTTTGAAGGATTACTTGTACTGACAGAGGCAATGCGGCGCCTgtactgcatttttctgtgcattACACAAACGGAGGAGCTGCAACAGCCAGAGCCGTTTCTGCATGACCTCATACTGCTCTCGGTGGGGTGAGGACACGGCCCGTACGCTCCGCAAGCTCCTCCCAGCGCCGGGCCCCGGGGCGGGTTCACGGCACACCCGGCGGGCGGGGTGGCAGCGCAGCCCGGTGGCTCCTCGCTGCACaggcggggctggggccgcgATGCTGCCGGTGCTGCCGGACGGCGATGAACGGGAGCTGGAGAGCAGCGAGGAGGGCGGCGGCACGGGCGAGGAGCGGCGGCCGGAGCGGCACGGCTGCACCTACCACGGCCTATATGGTTACCGCAGGTGAGGCGCCGGGTCCCCCCGCGGGGAGGCCGTGCCCAGGCCTCGGTCATTTCCAGCTCCCTGAATTCCCTTTATTTCCCCACCCCTCTCTTTCCCCCCAGTGAGATTCTCTCCCTCCCATAATCCACCGATTCCCCTCTCCTGCTTTTAATCGCCCTCGGGCCGTGCCttttcactgctgcagcccctgttCCCTGTTGCGTGTCACGGCTGTAAACTCACTCCCGGGAACCACTTGGGTTCCAGGTCCGCGCAGCAGGGAGCCGCCGGCGGGGATGGCAGTGCCGGCGGCGCCGTGGCACACACGCCCTCCACTGAAGACTTCAGGTAAAGCCGACCGGCAGAACAGCACAATCACGGGAACACCCCGATTTGAAGTCTTTGCCGTATTGTTGTCAGATCATTGTTAAGTCCtcttaagtttttttaaaacataaccCCCCGTGAAAGCATTCTGGAGTCCC from Corvus moneduloides isolate bCorMon1 chromosome 19, bCorMon1.pri, whole genome shotgun sequence harbors:
- the ZNF207 gene encoding BUB3-interacting and GLEBS motif-containing protein ZNF207 isoform X6, with the protein product MGRKKKKQLKPWCWYCNRDFDDEKILIQHQKAKHFKCHICHKKLYTGPGLAIHCMQVHKETIDAVPNAIPGRTDIELEIYGMEGIPEKDMEERRRLLEQKTQESQKKKQQDDSDEYEDDESAASTSFQPQQVQPQQGYIPPMAQPGLPPVPGAPGMPPGIPPLMAGVPPMMPGMPPVMPGMPPGLHQQRKYMQSFCGGNMMMPMGGMMPPGPGIPPLMPGMPPGMPPPVGPRPGMPPMTQAQPVTAPGILNRPPAPAATAPTPQPPVTKPLFPSAGQAAAAVPGPVGTDFKPLSSTPATTTEPPKPTFPAYTQSTASTTSTTNSTAAKPATSITSKPATLTTTSATSKLIHPDEDISLEERRAQLPKYQRNLPRPGQASLGNPPVGPIGGMLPPQPGIPPQQQGMRPPMPPHGQYGAHHQGMPGYLPGAMPPYGQGPPMVPPYQSGPPRPPMGMRPPVMSQGGRY
- the ZNF207 gene encoding BUB3-interacting and GLEBS motif-containing protein ZNF207 isoform X2 — its product is MGRKKKKQLKPWCWYCNRDFDDEKILIQHQKAKHFKCHICHKKLYTGPGLAIHCMQVHKETIDAVPNAIPGRTDIELEIYGMEGIPEKDMEERRRLLEQKTQESQKKKQQDDSDEYEDDESAASTSFQPQQVQPQQGYIPPMAQPGLPPVPGAPGMPPGIPPLMAGVPPMMPGMPPVMPGMPPGLHQQRKYMQSFCGGNMMMPMGGMMPPGPGIPPLMPGMPPGMPPPVGPRPGMPPMTQAQPVTAPGILNRPPAPAATAPTPQPPVTKPLFPSAGQMGTPVTSSSAASSNSESLSASSNALFPSTAQAAAAVPGPVGTDFKPLSSTPATTTEPPKPTFPAYTQSTASTTSTTNSTAAKPATSITSKPATLTTTSATSKLIHPDEDISLEERRAQLPKYQRNLPRPGQASLGNPPVGPIGGMLPPQPGIPPQQQGMRPPMPPHGQYGAHHQGMPGYLPGAMPPYGQGPPMVPPYQSGPPRPPMGMRPPVMSQGGRY
- the ZNF207 gene encoding BUB3-interacting and GLEBS motif-containing protein ZNF207 isoform X1; translated protein: MGRKKKKQLKPWCWYCNRDFDDEKILIQHQKAKHFKCHICHKKLYTGPGLAIHCMQVHKETIDAVPNAIPGRTDIELEIYGMEGIPEKDMEERRRLLEQKTQESQKKKQQDDSDEYEDDESAASTSFQPQQVQPQQGYIPPMAQPGLPPVPGAPGMPPGIPPLMAGVPPMMPGMPPVMPGMPPGLHQQRKYMQSFCGGNMMMPMGGMMPPGPGIPPLMPGMPPGRSGLSNSYYGMPPPVGPRPGMPPMTQAQPVTAPGILNRPPAPAATAPTPQPPVTKPLFPSAGQMGTPVTSSSAASSNSESLSASSNALFPSTAQAAAAVPGPVGTDFKPLSSTPATTTEPPKPTFPAYTQSTASTTSTTNSTAAKPATSITSKPATLTTTSATSKLIHPDEDISLEERRAQLPKYQRNLPRPGQASLGNPPVGPIGGMLPPQPGIPPQQQGMRPPMPPHGQYGAHHQGMPGYLPGAMPPYGQGPPMVPPYQSGPPRPPMGMRPPVMSQGGRY
- the ZNF207 gene encoding BUB3-interacting and GLEBS motif-containing protein ZNF207 isoform X7 encodes the protein MGRKKKKQLKPWCWYCNRDFDDEKILIQHQKAKHFKCHICHKKLYTGPGLAIHCMQVHKETIDAVPNAIPGRTDIELEIYGMEGIPEKDMEERRRLLEQKTQESQKKKQQDDSDEYEDDESAASTSFQPQQVQPQQGYIPPMAQPGLPPVPGAPGMPPGIPPLMAGVPPMMPGMPPVMPGMPPGMMPMGGMMPPGPGIPPLMPGMPPGRSGLSNSYYGMPPPVGPRPGMPPMTQAQPVTAPGILNRPPAPAATAPTPQPPVTKPLFPSAGQAAAAVPGPVGTDFKPLSSTPATTTEPPKPTFPAYTQSTASTTSTTNSTAAKPATSITSKPATLTTTSATSKLIHPDEDISLEERRAQLPKYQRNLPRPGQASLGNPPVGPIGGMLPPQPGIPPQQQGMRPPMPPHGQYGAHHQGMPGYLPGAMPPYGQGPPMVPPYQSGPPRPPMGMRPPVMSQGGRY
- the ZNF207 gene encoding BUB3-interacting and GLEBS motif-containing protein ZNF207 isoform X3, producing the protein MGRKKKKQLKPWCWYCNRDFDDEKILIQHQKAKHFKCHICHKKLYTGPGLAIHCMQVHKETIDAVPNAIPGRTDIELEIYGMEGIPEKDMEERRRLLEQKTQESQKKKQQDDSDEYEDDESAASTSFQPQQVQPQQGYIPPMAQPGLPPVPGAPGMPPGIPPLMAGVPPMMPGMPPVMPGMPPGMMPMGGMMPPGPGIPPLMPGMPPGRSGLSNSYYGMPPPVGPRPGMPPMTQAQPVTAPGILNRPPAPAATAPTPQPPVTKPLFPSAGQMGTPVTSSSAASSNSESLSASSNALFPSTAQAAAAVPGPVGTDFKPLSSTPATTTEPPKPTFPAYTQSTASTTSTTNSTAAKPATSITSKPATLTTTSATSKLIHPDEDISLEERRAQLPKYQRNLPRPGQASLGNPPVGPIGGMLPPQPGIPPQQQGMRPPMPPHGQYGAHHQGMPGYLPGAMPPYGQGPPMVPPYQSGPPRPPMGMRPPVMSQGGRY
- the ZNF207 gene encoding BUB3-interacting and GLEBS motif-containing protein ZNF207 isoform X5, encoding MGRKKKKQLKPWCWYCNRDFDDEKILIQHQKAKHFKCHICHKKLYTGPGLAIHCMQVHKETIDAVPNAIPGRTDIELEIYGMEGIPEKDMEERRRLLEQKTQESQKKKQQDDSDEYEDDESAASTSFQPQQVQPQQGYIPPMAQPGLPPVPGAPGMPPGIPPLMAGVPPMMPGMPPVMPGMPPGLHQQRKYMQSFCGGNMMMPMGGMMPPGPGIPPLMPGMPPGRSGLSNSYYGMPPPVGPRPGMPPMTQAQPVTAPGILNRPPAPAATAPTPQPPVTKPLFPSAGQAAAAVPGPVGTDFKPLSSTPATTTEPPKPTFPAYTQSTASTTSTTNSTAAKPATSITSKPATLTTTSATSKLIHPDEDISLEERRAQLPKYQRNLPRPGQASLGNPPVGPIGGMLPPQPGIPPQQQGMRPPMPPHGQYGAHHQGMPGYLPGAMPPYGQGPPMVPPYQSGPPRPPMGMRPPVMSQGGRY